A section of the Penaeus chinensis breed Huanghai No. 1 chromosome 17, ASM1920278v2, whole genome shotgun sequence genome encodes:
- the LOC125034062 gene encoding patanin-like phospholipase domain-containing protein atgl-1 gives MSTSVRGWIPLSYRGIRYIDGGFSDNLPVLDDNTVTVSPFCGESDICPRDDNAHFMQSLLCSCFIPGVSGWLPPSVRGVRYVDGFCSDNLPRLDHRTVSVSPFAGGAHICPHDRPELLFSKKNKKKKTTHTHPQALLCSAFIPGFSGWACPKVGGVRYIDGGFTDNLPEVDAHTVTVAPFCGEADICPKDNTAGLITVSLANTSIELSKENLYRFARILFPPPPEVLSKMCQQGFNDALDFLQRNNLINCTRCLAVQSRFNLTETHEDTHLSLHEMDCLDCSRQRNEAILDQLPEAVGCILQDAINKANQGLMNWVFKHRSMKLLSVLTLPYILPIDIAYAAFLKFMSSTPSASDLKTLGKQIVDLVQALMQSTTKSSLYHHHHHHDSKFSCQLAITEFSGDTELHNRHNFDFTLDLDDLEGVPESHKDAMVLESEALSQVALRCAVRSMSRPGSRMASRAASRAVSRAVSRRPSVNDLTNPEELETALPVTTSVMSDDAFEQILDVTTHQEALMAYYYLDDNNEVRVTEIFDMTETDGGNGGGPHDDSYGGIEIDSETWHSEGHWSQRSRTDSLGSEGYHEGGLSMSIPSDTESEHGHRVMRQPESEQIYSSSPKRRPSYAIIE, from the exons ATGTCGACTTCAGTTCG CGGATGGATCCCCCTTTCCTACCGCGGGATACGCTACATCGACGGAGGCTTTAGCGACAACCTGCCCGTACTCGACGACAACACCGTCACCGTCAGCCCCTTCTGCGGCGAGTCTGACATTTGCCCTCGGGACGATAATGCCCATTTCATGCAG TCCCTCCTGTGCTCGTGCTTCATCCCTGGCGTGAGCGGGTGGCTGCCCCCCTCCGTGCGCGGCGTCCGCTACGTGGATGGCTTCTGCAGCGACAACCTCCCCCGCCTCGACCACCGCACCGTCTCCGTCAGCCCCTTCGCCGGCGGAGCGCATATCTGCCCGCACGACCGGCCCGAGCTGCTTTTTTCG aaaaaaaacaaaaaaaaaaaaacaacccacacacacccgcagGCCCTCCTATGCTCCGCCTTCATCCCGGGCTTCAGCGGGTGGGCGTGTCCCAAAGTGGGCGGAGTCAGGTACATCGACGGAGGCTTCACGGACAACCTGCCGGAGGTGGACGCCCACACGGTGACGGTGGCGCCCTTCTGCGGCGAGGCGGACATCTGCCCCAAGGACAACACGGCCGGGCTCATCACG GTCAGTCTTGCGAACACCAGCATAGAACTGAGCAAGGAGAACCTTTATCGGTTTGCTcgcatcctctttcctcctcctcctgaggtGCTGAGCAAGATGTGTCAACAGGGATTCAACGATGCTCTCGATTTCTTGCAACGGAACAACCTCATTAATTGCACACGATGCCTGGCAGTTCAGTCTCGATTCAACCTGACG GAAACTCACGAAGACACGCACCTAAGCCTCCACGAAATGGACTGTCTCGACTGCAGCAGACAACGGAAT GAGGCCATCCTCGACCAACTCCCCGAGGCCGTGGGCTGCATACTCCAGGACGCGATCAACAAGGCCAACCAAGGACTGATGAACTGGGTCTTCAAGCACAGGTCCATGAAGCTGCTCTCCGTCCTCACGCTGCCCTACATCCTGCCCATAGACATTGCATACGCGGCATTCCTCAA GTTCATGAGTTCGACCCCCAGTGCAAGCGACCTCAAGACCCTAGGCAAACAGATTGTTGACCTTGTGCAGGCCCTCATGCAGTCCACCACCAAGTCGAGCctataccatcaccaccaccaccacgacagcAAGTTCTCCTGCCAGCTGGCTATTACCGAGTTCTCTG GCGACACAGAGCTCCACAATCGTCACAACTTCGACTTTACGCTGGATCTTGATGACTT GGAAGGGGTTCCAGAGAGCCACAAGGATGCGATGGTTCTGGAGTCGGAGGCCCTGTCGCAGGTGGCCCTCCGCTGCGCCGTACGATCCATGTCGCGTCCCGGCTCCCGCATGGCCTCTCGTGCTGCGTCCAGGGCTGTGTCAAGGGCTGTGTCGCGCCGTCCATCTGTCAACGACCTCACAAATCCAGAAGAGCTGGAGACTGCCTTACCCGTTACGACCTCTGTCATGAGCGATGATGCCTTCGAGCAGATTCTCGATGTGACGACACACCAGGAGGCTCTCATGGCCTACTATtaccttgatgataataatgag GTTCGTGTCACGGAGATCTTTGACATGACGGAGACAGATGGTGGTAATGGAGGGGGACCTCACGATGACAGCTATGGGGGTATTGAAATTGACTCCGAGACGTGGCACTCTGAAGGGCACTGGTCGCAGAGGAGTCGGACGGACTCATTGG GTTCCGAGGGCTATCATGAGGGAGGTCTAAGCATGTCAATCCCTTCAGACACGGAATCGGAACACGGGCACAG GGTCATGAGACAGCCCGAGTCTGAGCAGATCTACTCCTCGTCCCCTAAACGCCGACCATCTTATGCCATCATCGAATGA